A single window of Providencia alcalifaciens DNA harbors:
- a CDS encoding pentapeptide repeat-containing protein codes for MNTDELRKILDEHKVYVESFGERGSKAYLRGANLRGADLRGANLRGAYLRDANLRGANLRGADLIDANLRGANLIDADLRGANLIDANLRGANLRGAKLPDQTYVIMGEKYPITITNGEYLRAGCQNHTIEDWRKFTKREIAEMDGKTALKFYTRLLDIADFYLGKGEHPEWLNAPDSEE; via the coding sequence ATGAATACCGATGAATTAAGAAAGATTCTTGATGAACACAAGGTCTATGTAGAGTCATTTGGTGAACGCGGATCTAAGGCTTACCTGAGAGGCGCTAACCTGAGAGGCGCTGACCTGAGAGGCGCTAACCTGAGAGGCGCTTACCTGAGAGACGCTAACCTGAGAGGCGCTAACCTGAGAGGCGCTGACCTGATAGACGCTAACCTGAGAGGCGCTAACCTGATAGACGCTGACCTGAGAGGCGCTAACCTGATAGACGCTAACCTGAGAGGCGCTAACCTGAGAGGCGCTAAACTGCCAGATCAAACCTACGTAATCATGGGTGAAAAATACCCTATCACTATCACAAACGGTGAATATCTTCGCGCTGGCTGCCAAAACCACACCATTGAAGACTGGCGTAAATTCACTAAGCGTGAAATAGCCGAAATGGACGGAAAGACGGCTCTTAAATTCTACACTCGTCTATTGGATATTGCTGATTTTTACCTAGGAAAAGGTGAGCATCCAGAGTGGCTGAATGCTCCAGATAGCGAAGAATAA